The Hippoglossus stenolepis isolate QCI-W04-F060 chromosome 11, HSTE1.2, whole genome shotgun sequence genome includes a window with the following:
- the LOC118118210 gene encoding voltage-dependent R-type calcium channel subunit alpha-1E isoform X2 has protein sequence MILATITANCVVLALEQHLPGEDKTPMAKKLEKTEPYFIGIFCFEAGIKLVALGFVFHKGSYLRNGWNVMDFIVVLSGILATAGAHMNIPVDLRTLRAVRVLRPLKLVSGIPSLQIVLKSIMKAMIPLLQIGLLLFFAILMFAIIGLEFYSGKLHQNCLPSDYILENETIDSSELAFACGVRKCPELYDCNDTWIGPNDGITQFDNILFAVLTVFQCITMEGWTAVLYNTNDALGFTWNWMYFIPLIIIGSFFVLNLVLGVLSGEFAKERERVENRRAFMKLRRQQQVERELNGYRAWIDRAEEVMLAEENKSSGRSPLDVLKRASKKTGARRGAPGDEKYTDMSTANMSRSRMNFRSGRRGPAAYLRRKERMLRISLRRMVKTDTFYLMVLSLVALNTICVAIVHHNQPDWLTLFLYYAEFVFLGLFLAEMFLKMYGLGFRLYFQSSFNRFDCAVIVGSIFEVVWGFFRPGMSFGLSVLRALRLLKIFKITKYWSSLRNLVVSLMSSMKSIISLLFLLFLFIVVFALLGMQLFGGRFIFEDYTPTNFDTFPAAIMTVFQILTGEDWNEVMYDGIRSQGGVQYGMWSSIYFIVLTLFGNYTLLNVFLAIAVDNLANAQELTKDEEEEEFFNQRYARGRDGLISDGRRRPYLYRKRAIHRGRPTFPDEPECVPGAPDEQPLNGARPFSNRRERRRKVNMSVWEQRANQLRKRRQMASREELCSAPAEDTSETPSNAHNVPTLSPQASPGQLPESPMSVGMPLPEPPMSISIAIPEPPAAEPLVSLSEEKTAGANHRTTGGGRHRMARKFRPSQGPEEGARHRRHRHREARSEAKSLDCTQTPHEVQQVRRSLSQERKILDEREEKEEREERGKTEAEGGSVQDDGGTCIVNPYADVGDDCRRSDIPDPPQCEQLLDCSWSEQGEGRVEPALEATEYTVSAMEAENCPVPIKRDRSHLEGSVAIEMSAQPLLELTPMTVNSKELEAYHSEETEEEEPPTPPKPIAPDSMFIFKASNPIRRICHYVVNLRYFEMTILLVIVASSIALAAEDPVAASSDRNKVLRYFDYVFTGVFTFEMIIKMIDQGLILHDGSYFRDMWNILDFIVVVGALIAFALTNVMGNNKGRDIKTIKSLRVLRVLRPLKTIKRLPKLKAVFDCVVTSLKNVFNILIVYQLFMFIFAVIAVQLFKGKFFYCTDSSMNSEKECQGFYIDYSRDKKEVKKREWRRHEFHYDNVCWALLTLFTVSTGEGWPQVLQHSTDVTEENMGPSRGNRMEMSVFYVVYFVVFPFFFVNIFVALIIITFQEQGDKMIQECSLEKNERACIDFAISAKPMTRYMPQNRQTFQYRLWHFVASPSFEYTVLVMIALNTVVLMMKYHSAPTAYDTVLKHLNTAFTVLFSMECVLKIMAFGLVNYFRDTWNIFDFITVIGSITEIIVDLQSVNTINMSFLKLFRAARLIKLLRQGYTIRILLWTFVQSFKALPYVCLLIAMLFFIYAIIGMQVFGNIKLNDESHINQHNNFKTFFSALMLLFRSATGESWQEIMLSCLSGQECEPDPSISPDTLSPDHKGGCGTDFAYCYFVSFIFFSSFLMLNLFVAVIMDNFEYLTRDSSILGPHHLDEFVRIWGEYDRLACGRIHYTAMYEMLTHMSPPLGLGKKCPAKIAYKRLVLMNMPVDEDMSVHFTSTLMSLIRTALDIKIARGGEDRVALDSELQKEISIIWPYLPQKNLDLLVPINKDTDMTVGKIYASMMIMDYFKQNKAKKLRQQLEAQKSNLMFKRLDAAALPEDILSNTQPLPMMAHSAGSALTRGGFVALSPISPQELFLQTISSDTEASREQPLETEVAGGSMKRSVSTVGDQRVNGLWQDEKSPERLYRPRHKSYKAAVSRSDHKQQADRERGRSKERCHLLSPDTSRCNSEERSLQPSCSSSVERAHVQDKQGNSSDSPVPSTSESSTPSGRRPLSQTPTRSRPHISYSPLVCRTQASVGEDEDEQGSPETMRRGKPTREAKKGVAGEGRAEAGQHSSPPRRYPSEPFLASQEGDHSPDPSGPMETLTFEAAVACSLGRSNTISSARPRLRTGWQVPNGHFRKRLAQTTSVAGCDPLSDTEEDDRC, from the exons GATCCTGGCCACTGCCGGTGCCCACATGAACATCCCAGTTGACCTCCGAACCCTGAGGGCCGTGCGAGTGCTGAGGCCTCTCAAGCTCGTCTCCGGGATCCCCA GCCTGCAGATTGTGCTGAAGTCCATCATGAAGGCCATGATCCCGCTGCTCCAGATCGGCCTCTTGTTGTTCTTCGCCATCCTCATGTTTGCCATCATCGGCCTGGAGTTCTACAGCGGGAAGCTCCACCAAAACTGCCTGCCATCGGACTACATCCTCG aaaatgaAACCATTGACTCGTCGGAGTTGGCGTTTGCGTGTGGAGTGAGGAAGTGTCCGGAGCTGTACGACTGCAACGACACCTGGATCGGGCCCAATGACGGCATCACGCAGTTCGACAACATCCTGTTCGCTGTGCTCACCGTCTTCCAGTGTATCACCATGGAGGGATGGACGGCCGTCCTCTACAAT ACCAACGATGCCTTGGGTTTCACATGGAACTGGATGTACTTCATCCCTCTCATCATCATCGGCTCATTCTTTGTGCTGAACCTGGTGTTGGGAGTCTTGTCTGG AGAGTTTGccaaggagagggagagggtggaGAACCGGCGGGCCTTCATGAAGCTGCGGCgccagcagcaggtggagcGAGAACTGAACGGCTACCGAGCCTGGATAGACAGGGCAG AGGAGGTGATGCTTGCGGAGGAGAATAAAAGTTCAGGGAGATCGCCGTTAGACG TTCTGAAGAGAGCGAGTAAGAAGACCGGTGCACGTAGAGGAGCGCCAGGGGACGAGAAGTACACCGACATGTCCACAGCAA aCATGTCCCGATCGAGGATGAACTTCCGCAGTGGCCGCCGTGGCCCAGCTGCCTACCTGCGACGTAAAGAGCGCATGTTACGCATCTCCCTCCGGCGCATGGTGAAGACGGACACGTTCTACCTGATGGTGCTCAGCCTGGTGGCTCTGAACACCATCTGTGTGGCCATCGTCCACCACAACCAGCCCGACTGGCTgaccctcttcctct ACTATGCAGAGTTTGTTTTCCTGGGGCTGTTTTTGGCGGAGATGTTTCTGAAAATGTATGGTCTGGGTTTCCGGCTCTACTTCCAGTCATCTTTCAACCGCTTCGACTGTGCG GTTATTGTCGGCAGCATCTTCGAGGTGGTTTGGGGCTTCTTCCGGCCTGGCATGTCGTTTGGTCTCAGCGTACTGAGAGCACTGAGACTCCTGAAAATTTTTAAGATCACCAA gtaCTGGTCCTCGCTCAGGAACCTGGTTGTTTCCCTCATGAGCTCCATGAAGTCCATCATCAGTctgctgtttcttctcttcctcttcatcgtgGTGTTTGCTCTGTTGGGGATGCAGCTTTTCGGAGGAAG GTTCATCTTTGAAGATTACACTCCCACCAATTTTGACACGTTTCCAGCTGCCATCATGACAGTGTTTCAG ATTCTGACTGGTGAGGACTGGAACGAGGTGATGTACGATGGGATTCGCTCACAGGGAGGAGTGCAGTATGGCATGTGGTCATCGATCTACTTCATTGTGCTCACACTATTTGGAAACT ACACACTGCTGAATGTCTTCTTGGCCATCGCTGTGGATAATCTGGCAAACGCACAGGAACTGACAAAG gacgaggaggaagaggagttctTCAACCAGAGATATGCCAGGGGCAGGGATGGCCTGATCTCTGA TGGTAGAAGAAGACCCTACCTATACAGGAAACGTGCAATCCACCGAGGTCGTCCAACCTTCCCAGACGAGCCCGAGTGTGTGCCAGGGGCCCCCGACGAGCAGCCTCTCAATGGCGCCAGACCATTCTCCAATCgacgagagaggaggagaaaagttaACATGTCAGTCTGGGAGCAGAGAGCCAACCAGCTACGCAAACGCCGCCAGATGGCGAGCAGGGAGGAGCTGTGTAGCGCCCCTGCAGAGGACACCAGTGAAACTCCCAGCAACGCCCACAATGTCCCCACCCTTTCCCCACAGGCCAGTCCGGGTCAGCTGCCGGAGTCTCCCATGTCAGTTGGGATGCCCCTCCCTGAGCCTCCGATGTCCATCTCCATCGCCATCCCTGAGCCTCCGGCGGCTGAGCCTCTGGTGAGCCTGAGtgaggagaaaacagcagggGCCAACCACCGCACCACAGGCGGAGGCAGGCACAGGATGGCCCGCAAGTTCAGGCCCAGTCAGGGGCCGGAGGAAGGGGCCCGGCACAGACGCCACCGGCACCGTGAGGCTCGCAGTGAGGCCAAGAGTCTGGACTGCACTCAGACGCCCCATGAGGTGCAACAAGTGAGACGCTCGCTCAGCCAGGAGAGGAAGATACTGgacgagagggaggagaaggaagaaagagaggagagggggaaaacCGAGGCGGAGGGAGGGTCGGTCCAAGATGATGGTGGAACCTGCATCGTCAACCCATATGCGGATGTTGGAGACGACTGCAGAAG ATCTGACATCCCTGATCCTCCTCAATGCGAGCAGCTGCTTGACTGTTCCTGGTCCGAGCAGGGTGAGGGCCGTGTGGAGCCGGCGTTGGAGGCCACAGAGTACACTGTGAGCGCCATGGAGGCCGAGAACTGCCCGGTTCCCATCAAACGTGACAGGTCCCACCTGGAGGGGAGCGTGGCCATCGAGATGTCTGCACAGCCGCTGCTGGAGCTCACACCCATGACAG TGAACAGTAAAGAGCTGGAGGCGTACCACTccgaggagacggaggaggaggaacctCCGACTCCTCCCAAACCCATCGCCCCAGACAGCATGTTCATCTTCAAGGCCTCCAACCC CATCAGGAGGATCTGCCATTATGTGGTGAATCTACGTTACTTCGAGATGACCATCCTCCTTGTGATCGTGGCAAGCAGCATTGCACTGGCCGCTGAGGACCCCGTGGCCGCCAGCTCGGACAGGAACAAG GTCCTCCGTTACTTTGACTACGTCTTCACTGGAGTGTTCACCTTTGAAATGATCATCAAG ATGATAGACCAGGGCCTCATCCTTCACGACGGCTCCTATTTCCGAGACATGTGGAACATCCTGGACTTCATCGTGGTGGTGGGGGCTCTGATTGCCTTTGCTCTGAC GAATGTGATGGG GAACAACAAAGGCCGAGACATCAAGACAATAAAGTCTCTCCGAGTACTGAGAGTCCTGCGGCCTCTTAAAACCATCAAGAGACTTCCTAAACTCAAG GCTGTTTTTGACTGTGTCGTCACGTCCCTGAAAAACGTCTTCAACATCCTCATCGTGTATCAGCTCTTCATGTTCATCTTTGCTGTCATTGCCGTGCAGCTCTTTAAGGGGAAGTTCTTCTACTGCACTGACAGCTCCATGAATTCAGAGAAGGAATGCCA AGGCTTCTACATTGACTACAGCAGAGAcaagaaggaggtgaagaagagagagtggaggagacaCGAGTTTCACTACGACAACGTCTGCTGGGCCCTGCTCACACTGTTCACGGTCTCGACTGGGGAGGGATGGCCTCA GGTCCTGCAGCACTCGACTGACGTGACAGAGGAGAACATGGGGCCGAGTCGTGGGAATCGAATGGAGATGTCAGTGTTCTACGTGGTTTACTTCGTAGTCTTCCCGTTCTTCTTTGTCAACATCTTCGTGGCTCTGATCATCATCACCTTCCAGGAGCAGGGTGACAAGATGATCCAGGAGTGCAGTCTGGAGAAGAACGAG AGGGCCTGCATCGACTTTGCCATCAGCGCCAAGCCGATGACGCGCTACATGCCCCAAAACAGACAAACCTTCCAGTACCGGCTGTGGCACTTTGTGGCGTCGCCCTCGTTTGAGTACACGGTGCTCGTCATGATTGCCCTCAACACTGTGGTCCTCATGATGAAG taTCACTCAGCCCCAACAGCGTATGATACGGTCCTGAAACACCTGAACACAGCGTTCACTGTCCTCTTCTCCATGGAGTGTGTCCTCAAGATCATGGCATTTGGTTTAGTG AACTACTTTCGAGATACTTGGAATATTTTTGATTTCATCACTGTTATTGGCAGCATCACTGAGATAATTGTGGATTTACAG TCGGTGAACACAATCAACATGAGCTTCCTGAAGCTTTTCCGAGCGGCCAGGTTGATCAAGCTGCTGAGACAGGGTTACACGATTCGTATTCTGCTGTGGACGTTCGTGCAATCGTTTAAG GCTCTTCCGTATGTGTGTCTCCTCATTGCGATGCTTTTCTTCATATATGCTATAATTGGAATGCAG GTGTTTGGAAACATCAAGCTGAATGATGAGAGTCACATCAATCAGCACAACAACTTCAAGACGTTCTTCAGCGCGTTGATGCTTCTGTTCAG GAGTGCGACAGGAGAGTCGTGGCAGGAGATCATGCTCTCCTGTCTGTCGGGTCAGGAGTGTGAGCCTGACCCCTCCATCTCCCCTGACACCTTGTCTCCAGACCACAAGGGAGGCTGCGGGACCGACTTCGCTTACTGCTACTTCgtctccttcatcttcttcagctccttcctG ATGCTGAATCTGTTCGTGGCCGTGATCATGGATAACTTCGAGTACCTGACTCGAGACTCCTCGATCCTCGGCCCCCATCACCTGGACGAGTTCGTCCGCATCTGGGGGGAATATGATCGTCTGGCGTG TGGTCGTATCCACTACACGGCCATGTACGAGATGTTAACACACATGTCTCCACCTCTGGGCCTGGGAAAAAAATGTCCTGCTAAGATCGCATACAAG AGGTTGGTGTTGATGAACATGCCCGTGGACGAGGACATGTCCGTCCACTTCACCTCCACCCTGATGTCGCTCATCCGCACGGCTTTAGACATCAAGATCGCCCGAG GTGGTGAGGACCGTGTGGCCCTGgactctgagctgcagaaagagatCAGCATCATTTGGCCGTATCTTCCCCAGAAGAACTTAGACCTCCTGGTACCAATCAACAAAG ATACGGACATGACCGTGGGGAAGATCTACGCCTCGATGATGATCATGGACTATTTCAAACAGAACAAAGCCAAGAAGCTCAGGCAACAACTGGAGGCTCAG AAGAGTAACTTGATGTTCAAGCGTCTGGATGCCGCCGCCCTGCCAGAGGACATCCTCTCCAACACCCAGCCTCTGCCGATGATGGCCCACAGCGCTGGTTCTGCCCT GACCAGAGGAGGCTTCGTGGCGTTGAGCCCGATCTCACCCCAGGAACTGTTTTTGCAGACGATAAGCTCCGATACTGAAGCAAGTCGAGAGCAACCTCTG GAGACGGAGGTTGCCGGTGGCTCCATGAAGCGTTCGGTGTCCACTGTTGGGGATCAGCGGGTCAACGGTCTCTGGCAGGACGAGAAAAGTCCTGAGCGACTGTATCGACCTCGTCACAAAAGCTACAAGGCTGCTG TCTCCCGGTCAGATCACAAGCAGCAGGCTGACAGGGAGCGTGGCCGCTCTAAGGAGCGCTGCCACCTCCTCTCACCAGACACATCTCGCTGTAACTCAGAGGAAAGGAGCCTGCAGCCCTCGTGCTCCTCCAGCGTGGAGCGAGCACACGTCCAAGATAAACAG GGAAACAGCTCAGACAGTCCAGTGCCCTCCACCTCAGAGTCCAGCACCCCCAGCGGCCGACGACCATTATCGCAAACCCCGACCCGGTCTCGCCCTCACATCTCCTACTCCCCGCTCGTGTGTCGCACACAAGCCTCTGTCGGTGAAGACGAGGACGAACAGGGCAGCCCAGAGACCATGAGGCGAGGCAAGCCCACCCGGGAGGCCAAAAAGGGGGTGGCAGGAGAAGGGCGGGCCGAGGCCGGCCAACACTCGTCCCCGCCTCGACGCTACCCCTCAGAGCCATTCCTGGCCTCACAAGAGGGGGACCACAGCCCTGACCCCTCTGGTCCCATGGAGACCTTGACCTTCGAGGCGGCTGTGGCCTGCAGCCTGGGACGCTCAAACACCATCAGCTCGGCCCGCCCGCGTTTGCGGACTGGCTGGCAGGTCCCCAACGGACACTTTCGGAAGCGTTTGGCGCAGACGACCTCGGTTGCGGGCTGTGATCCTCTcagtgacacagaggaggacgacAGGTGCTAG